One window from the genome of Saccharicrinis carchari encodes:
- a CDS encoding ABC transporter ATP-binding protein: protein MQMLKRASKFFNSHDWELFREFAVYFKPHKKWFFLSVASIPITTAAGILFLWLVQNIVDNYIVPGNVDGLIMQTTLLALALLANILFDGFYSYSFSKAGGLAIVDLRKKLFGKSLRFPLSYFDKKPIGVTLSRLTSDMESISESFAAGILGLLADSIKTLTLVAYLFHLNWRLTLVLLLVVPLIIIAIKYLRKKIRKAYNTSRSSLGKSAAYLQEALNGMKTVQLYSAEEKVFNKFDALNKEFCDAQNKSNVYDSFLYSIVEGITSVATALVIWYGAIQIWDYGYTIGVLIVFITTLERLFIPVKQFAQQISTIQRAMSALEHISELFEQKVEDPTTHAGGDMPKPLALHDIEFNNVYFRYTEDSPDVLKNVSFKLHKGERMALVGTTGSGKSTIIRLLAKTYTGYRGSIKINGTELADIPIARIRETISIMQQDIYMFNDTVGFNIGLGRQSISKADVEQAASFVFANHFIEQLPGKYEFVIQDNGDNLSKGQAQLIAFARAIVGNRELIILDEATSAVDSITEQYIQKAIANIFASKTVIAVAHRLSTIKNSDMILVLEEGQIIERGKHGQLLEKGGKYAGLLHRLEEESKSV from the coding sequence ATGCAAATGTTAAAAAGGGCAAGTAAGTTTTTTAATAGTCACGACTGGGAGCTCTTCCGGGAGTTTGCCGTTTATTTTAAACCGCATAAAAAATGGTTTTTTTTAAGTGTTGCCTCCATTCCTATTACAACTGCTGCGGGCATACTTTTTCTTTGGTTGGTTCAAAATATAGTTGACAATTATATTGTACCGGGTAATGTGGATGGTTTAATTATGCAAACCACCTTGTTGGCTTTAGCTTTGCTGGCAAACATACTTTTTGATGGGTTTTACAGTTATTCCTTTTCAAAAGCCGGTGGCTTGGCCATTGTCGATCTCCGTAAGAAATTATTCGGTAAATCATTACGTTTCCCGTTAAGCTACTTCGATAAAAAACCTATTGGTGTAACATTGTCGCGCCTGACCAGTGATATGGAGTCAATCTCGGAGTCTTTTGCTGCCGGTATTCTGGGTCTACTGGCCGACAGCATTAAAACGCTAACCTTAGTGGCCTATCTTTTTCACTTGAATTGGCGACTTACACTTGTTTTGCTATTGGTTGTTCCCTTAATTATAATAGCGATAAAATACTTGCGCAAAAAAATAAGGAAGGCCTACAATACATCGCGCAGCAGTCTGGGTAAGTCGGCAGCTTATCTTCAGGAAGCACTCAACGGTATGAAAACGGTACAGTTGTATTCGGCAGAGGAAAAAGTATTCAATAAGTTTGATGCCTTAAACAAGGAGTTTTGCGATGCGCAGAACAAATCGAATGTCTACGATTCCTTTCTCTATTCTATTGTGGAAGGAATAACTTCTGTTGCCACCGCATTGGTTATTTGGTATGGCGCTATCCAAATATGGGATTACGGTTATACCATAGGTGTACTCATTGTTTTTATTACCACCCTGGAACGACTTTTTATACCCGTAAAGCAGTTTGCACAGCAGATATCTACAATTCAGCGGGCTATGTCGGCCTTGGAACACATCAGTGAGCTGTTTGAGCAAAAGGTGGAAGATCCCACCACCCACGCAGGTGGCGATATGCCGAAGCCTTTGGCTTTGCATGATATTGAGTTCAATAATGTTTATTTCCGTTATACAGAAGATTCTCCCGACGTGTTAAAAAACGTGAGCTTTAAGTTGCATAAAGGCGAAAGGATGGCCTTGGTTGGTACAACAGGATCCGGTAAATCAACTATCATCAGGTTGCTGGCAAAAACGTACACCGGATATCGCGGTAGTATAAAAATTAATGGAACCGAACTGGCAGATATACCCATAGCCCGCATCCGCGAAACCATTTCGATTATGCAACAGGACATTTATATGTTCAACGATACGGTTGGTTTTAACATAGGCCTGGGTCGTCAATCTATATCAAAAGCCGATGTGGAGCAGGCAGCCTCCTTTGTTTTTGCCAATCATTTTATCGAACAACTGCCCGGTAAGTATGAGTTTGTAATTCAGGATAACGGCGATAATTTATCTAAAGGACAAGCGCAATTGATTGCTTTTGCCCGGGCCATTGTGGGTAATAGAGAGTTGATTATTCTGGATGAAGCAACCAGTGCGGTAGATTCCATAACAGAGCAATATATACAAAAAGCCATTGCCAATATTTTTGCAAGCAAAACCGTTATTGCCGTGGCGCATCGTCTTAGCACCATAAAAAATTCAGATATGATTTTGGTTTTGGAAGAAGGTCAAATTATTGAAAGAGGTAAGCATGGGCAGTTGCTGGAAAAAGGTGGAAAATATGCCGGGCTCCTTCATCGTTTAGAAGAGGAAAGTAAATCTGTATAA
- a CDS encoding ABC transporter ATP-binding protein, which yields MHKYRWWYTGGIFFLVLTVWISVTIPGFIQKTVDLIAGGRAGNEEDFTQNVLIIVGLAATLILVRTFSRILIFFPARLIERKLKGEMFNKLASFGKAYYDQNSTGTIISRVNNDINGVRMITGFGILQVGNILLSLSITPYKMWEMSPALTLYCVVPMVLIFIVVRIGMRVMVKNTRRKINTLQNLSGKIISFLTGNNVIKSYNIYGHAEEKVHKQSLSYYDATLKISWIRSFIMPLLSNLGQILKIIIFFAGGMYVINGQFTIGELTEYIAYAALLSYPVMGLGWVLTVFQQGFVGISSIQTIMERKGVDDERVPLPAAEKNKLFEEGIHIQKLNYTFHNGDRPVLKDISFSILPGQVVGITGKVGAGKTTLVNCINAYLRPEKGQVFFGEKDAATLRAEDIRTVVKTVSQEVFLFSDTIENNIGFATEKGIRADRFEEVIYKSAMADELSRFPRHGKTMVGEKGIMLSGGQKQRISLARALYTPGELLILDDVFSAVDTNTERFLIQHILGNRSVKSIIVISNRMSVLEKTDFNIVLEEGRMVAKGNHHDLLKQPGFYRDILTLQQTKQ from the coding sequence ATGCATAAATACCGCTGGTGGTACACCGGTGGGATATTTTTTCTGGTTTTAACCGTCTGGATATCGGTTACCATTCCCGGGTTTATTCAAAAAACTGTGGATCTTATTGCCGGTGGGCGGGCAGGAAATGAAGAGGATTTTACGCAAAACGTACTGATTATTGTAGGCTTAGCCGCGACCTTGATATTGGTACGCACCTTTTCAAGAATATTGATTTTTTTTCCGGCTCGCCTGATTGAGCGAAAACTTAAAGGCGAGATGTTTAATAAACTGGCTTCATTCGGAAAAGCGTATTACGATCAAAACTCTACAGGTACCATTATTTCGCGTGTAAACAATGATATAAACGGCGTACGTATGATAACCGGTTTTGGCATTCTGCAAGTCGGCAATATTCTACTTTCCCTGTCGATAACGCCCTATAAAATGTGGGAAATGTCGCCGGCACTCACCTTGTATTGTGTTGTTCCTATGGTGCTTATATTTATTGTAGTTCGTATTGGTATGCGCGTGATGGTGAAAAATACACGTCGTAAAATAAATACACTGCAAAATCTGTCCGGAAAAATTATTTCATTTCTAACAGGTAACAATGTTATCAAAAGCTATAATATATACGGTCATGCCGAGGAGAAGGTACATAAACAGAGCCTTTCGTATTATGATGCTACACTTAAGATATCGTGGATACGGTCGTTTATTATGCCTTTACTTTCTAACCTGGGGCAAATTTTAAAAATCATCATCTTCTTTGCCGGAGGTATGTATGTTATCAATGGTCAATTTACCATTGGCGAGCTAACGGAATATATTGCCTATGCTGCCCTCTTAAGTTATCCTGTAATGGGACTGGGCTGGGTGCTTACCGTTTTTCAACAAGGTTTTGTGGGCATTAGCAGCATACAAACTATCATGGAGAGAAAAGGGGTGGATGACGAAAGAGTGCCATTGCCAGCTGCCGAAAAAAATAAACTATTTGAAGAGGGCATACATATACAAAAGCTTAATTACACCTTCCATAATGGCGACAGACCTGTACTTAAAGATATTTCTTTTTCAATCCTACCCGGACAAGTAGTGGGCATAACGGGCAAGGTGGGTGCAGGTAAAACTACCCTGGTTAATTGTATAAATGCTTATTTACGCCCGGAAAAAGGACAGGTGTTTTTTGGTGAAAAAGATGCCGCAACCTTAAGAGCCGAGGATATTCGAACGGTTGTAAAAACAGTGAGCCAGGAGGTTTTTCTCTTCTCGGACACCATTGAAAACAACATTGGCTTTGCAACAGAAAAAGGTATCCGGGCCGATCGTTTTGAAGAGGTGATTTATAAAAGTGCTATGGCCGACGAGTTATCACGTTTTCCAAGGCACGGTAAAACAATGGTAGGGGAGAAGGGTATTATGCTATCCGGTGGGCAAAAACAACGTATCAGTTTGGCAAGGGCACTTTATACACCAGGTGAACTGCTGATTTTAGATGATGTGTTTTCAGCAGTGGATACCAATACCGAACGTTTTTTAATCCAACATATTTTAGGTAACCGTAGCGTTAAGAGTATTATCGTCATCTCCAATCGGATGAGCGTGTTAGAAAAAACCGATTTTAACATTGTGTTGGAAGAAGGACGGATGGTGGCAAAGGGCAATCACCACGATTTATTGAAACAGCCCGGTTTTTACCGCGACATATTAACCCTGCAACAAACAAAACAGTAA